TGGTATGGAAGTATTGCTAGTCGCCCCGCCTCATTTTCTTCCACCAACAAATCTCCCCACTTTTCATCGTTTGCGTGATATTGCGCAAGAAGTCGATGCGTTTATGAGTTTGCGCACTCAAACCGAACGCCATGATAAGCAAATTTATGGCTCGCTGAAAGATTATGCTTCTCAATACTGCATCACCAAGGAGATTCTCGGTAATCGTGATGTGGTGATTCTTCACCCCGGACCCGTGCATCGCAATATTGATATTGATGATGAAGTGCTTAAAGACAAACGATGCAAAGTGCTTGAACAAGTCAATAATGGTGTGCGCGTAAGAATGGCTGTGCTAGAATATTTTATCAATGCCCTTGACATCAGCTGATTCTCGCTTCAGTAGTATTTAAGTTTTATTTTGTAGAATACATATTGTATTTTAAAAAATACGCATATTTGAATAAGTTTTGAGGAAAAGAAATGAAGAAAATCTTATATTCGAGTGTAAGCATTGCACTACTAGCAAATATAGCAAATGCGTTTGATTATAATGTGGGTGGCACGGCGCAAACTTTCACAAAAGTCGGATTCAACAATCAAAGCTACAACTCATCTACAGGTGCAGCTCCTACAGAAAGTTTTACAACTATTTTTGCACAGCTCAATCTCAATGCAGATTTAGGCAGCGGTTTTCGATTTGGTTTAGGTGGCTCAATTGGAGGATTAGCCTTTGATAGCACGCGTAATAATATCATTGCAGGTCAAGAATTTTCTGCTGTCCAAACATCATATTACGGATACGCTTATGACAAAAACACCATGCAAAATTATATGATACAAAATGCCTTTCTTGAATATCTCTACAATGACAGAATCTATTTTCGTTTAGGACGATATGAATCTGGCACAGCTGGAGCTAATCATAATCAAAAAGTGGGTGAATATTTTAGCGGTTACACGCAAGGAGCAGAGGGCTATATCCGATTAGGAATAACTAGAATCTGGGGCTTTTGGTCAAACCGCCGCGGATTTGCTTATGATGAGTTTTTCAATGACTTTTACCGCGTGCATGGGGTTGATAAAAATGGGAATGGTCGACAAACTTATGCTGCTGGAATTGACTTCAATACAACAAAATTCACCGCTTCATTATTTTCTTATGGTGTTACAGGAAAAGTAGTCGCTCCGGGTATTAGCCTTACTTATGATACCAATCCGGATTTTGCTTTTAGAGGATTGCGCTCAATTACAAAAATCCGCACAATTGTCCCTATGGCTTTGGGACTTGAAGGTGAATTTTGGGGAGAGAGCGCATCAGTGCGACAGAATCAATGGAGAGGTATTGAAAAAACGACAGCCACACTTTATATAGAACAAAAATTTGATCTCTCAAAGTTTAATTTCGGTGCGGGTTACTATCAAAATTTTGGCAACGCTAATGCCCACATTGGGACATGGGGGAATCCTCTACTATCGACAATTGATATTTGGACAGCAAGTGCTTACGACATCGGGCAAGCACTTTCAGACATTGTAGGAAAAGATGCAATTACAGGCTATGGCTTTGTAGGAGGAGACTACAATGTCTTTCATTGGAAAATTATCGCAAGAGGCACGAAAAGCGAACGAAGCGATGAGCAAAGCGTAGGGCTATCATTAAATTATCGTATTCGTGATGATTTGTTCATTGGTGGTAAAATAGAATGGTTTAGTGATACAACCAAAGCAGGTTATAGTCCTATCGCTGGATATGCTGGAGAAAATGCAGGTGTGCTAAGTAAAAATCGCACTGATGATCGCAGTCATGCGTTTTTCTACATTCACCACCATTTTTAATCTCATACTTCAAAGGAGCGTCATTTGAGCAATTACAACGAAAAAAATGATTTAGAAAAACCTAATCAATCATCAGAATCCACTGACACACAAGCAGATTCGACATTGCAAACTCCGCATACACAGAATCTCAAAGAGAAACTCTTGTCTGACCGACCACGATTTATCACAGCCATTGTGCTTATTGCAATACTTGTTGTTGTCTTAAGTATTGATTATCCACCGCTAACTTGTGCTATCCTCGCTGGATTTTGCGTTGTCGGTGTCAAGGAGGCTTTGAATCTCTACAAACTTGAATCTGCTCCGCATTATTATATTGCGACAATCTTTATTTGGGTTTTGGCATATTTTAATGAATCACCCATAGAATCATGCTTTGTTGTGTTACTCATTTATGCTTCTTATTTAGCTTATACCAAATCGATTCAGTTGAAAGCTTTACTTGTATTCGTTTATCCTGTATTGCCCTTTTTAACTATTTGGGCACTTTATCGTGATGCTGGAGGTGCTGGTGTGTGGGTAATCATTTGGCTGATTGTCATTGTCGCTTTAACCGACATTGGCGCATACTTTGGCGGAAAAGCATTTGGCAAAACACCCTTTTGCCCTACTTCACCTAAAAAAACTCTTGAAGGCGTTATTTGTGGCGTAGCGTGTGGTGTGATTGTAGGCTCTATCATTGGTATTGGCACTTGCGGTGGATTCTTGCCTTCTGTGTTAATCACCCTTGCAGTATCTATCGCATCTGTCTTTGGGGATTTGTTTGAAAGTTATCTCAAACGCGAAGCAGATGTAAAAGATAGTGGCACGATATTTCCCGGACATGGAGGTGTGCTTGATCGATTTGATGCAATATTTTTTGGTGCGATTATAATGCACTTTTTACTTTTCTTTTTGCCCGGTTATAGAGATGTCTTTATCCCATTTTGAGTGAAAATCGATGATATTACTAGGTAGCACAGGTTCGATTGGGACAAACGCCCTCGAAGTTGCTCAAAGTTTCCATATACCCATAGAATCTCTATGTGCGGGTAAAAACATTGCTTTACTCAATACACAGATTCAAGCTCATCGTCCGCGTAATGTCTGCATTGCCGATAAAAATGACGCTCCTAAACTCATCAAAGGCGACTATAAGCTTTTCTTTGGGAATCAAGGCATTTTGGAGCTTATCCAATCAAGCAAAAGCAATCTTGTGCTGAATGCTCTTGTCGGATTTATCGGTTTAGAGCCAAGCCTCAAAGCCTTAGAATGCAATAAAAAACTTGCTCTAGCTAATAAAGAATCCCTTGTCAGCGGGGGTTGGTTACTCCAAAAAGCACCCATTACACCTATTGATAGCGAGCATTTTGGATTATGGTATCTGATTAATCAACGCCCTATCAAGAAGCTTTATATCACTGCAAGCGGCGGAGCATTTCGCGATGCGCCTTTAGAATCTATCGCCACAGCTACACCAAAGCAAGCCCTCAAGCACCCAAATTGGGAAATGGGGCGCAAAATCACTATTGATTCTGCGAGTATGGCAAACAAGCTTTTTGAGATACTTGAGGCATTTTGGCTATTTGGTTCTACGAATATTGATGCGTATATTGAGCCAAGCTCAAATGTGCATGCGCTGATAGAATTTCTTGATGGAAGTATCACTGCGCACATCAGTAAGCCTCATATGAAGCTACCTATTGCCTATGCTTTGGATAATAAGCAAGCCTTAAAACAATCTTTTATCCAGCCGACTTCGCTTTGCGATTTGCAATTATCATTTGCACCTATTGACACGCAACGATACCCTTTGTGGTGCTTAAAAGATGAAATCCTCTCAAATCCCAAAAAAGGGATTGTTCTCAATGCTAGTAATGAAATAGCAGTTGAAGCATTTTTAAAAGGCAGTATCGATTTTGGGCGTATTGCGCCTCTTGTATTTGAGGCGATAGATACTTTTCATCATCTAGGGGAACTTAAAGATATAGAATCCATTATCGAGCTTGACCTTAGGGTAAGAGAATTTACCCTAAGGAATATTTAGATTCTTAAAACAAAGTTATACATGGTGTTTTCTCTAGACTAGCGTGCCATTTGTGTAGGCTGAATCTCACGATTGTCAGCAAGGTTATGATGTTTGACTTTTTGCAAAAAATCCCAAATCTTAATGGCTGCGTTCATATAAGCCTTTGCACTCTGTGAATGTGGCTCAAAAAATACGATTGGCTTGCCATTATCGCCGCCTTCACGCACCTTTGGTTCAAGAGGCACTTGAGCTAATAAAGTCGTATCATATTGATGCGTCAGAATCTCGCTTGTCCCCTTACCAAAAATATCATATTCTGTTCCACAATTAGGGCAAATAAAACCGCTCATATTTTCAATCACCCCAGCAATAGGGATTTTAAGCTTATCAAACATATCCATACTTCTCGCGCTGTCATCTAAACTCACTTTTTGAGGAGTGGTTACGACCACACCGGCACTCACAGGGACACTTTGAGCAAGTGTAAGCTGTGCATCGCCCGTGCCCGGTGGCATATCAATGACAAGCACATCTAAATCACTCCATAATACATCTGTAAGCATTTGCTCAATCGCACGCATAATCATCGGACCTCGCCAAATCAAACTTTGCCCTTCATCATAAAGCACACCCATACTCATCATTTCTACGCCAAAAGCTTTGAGTGGGATAAGCTTTTTTTGATCCTCATCAACTTCGGCTTTATTGACATTCAACCCAAGCATACGCGGGATATTTGGACCATAAATATCAGCATCAAGTAATCCGACCTTTTGTCCTTGTTGCGCAAGGGCGATAGCAAGATTCACACTTGTTGTGGATTTACCCACACCTCCTTTTCCTGAACTCACCATGACAAAATGCTTAATATGTGGAGCGAGATTCTTAGTCGTAGGTTGAGGCTTATGAGCAGGTTTGGGAGGATTGATCACAAGCGTAAGATTAGAATCTTGAATCTTTGCAACGACATCTTTTCTAAGCGCATCTATAACTTCTTGAGAGCTTGAAGGTATATCAATAGTTACGCTTATACTATCTTTTCCCACATTGACTTCTTTTACAAACCCAAAACTTACAATATCTTTTGAAAAATTAGGGTAAATCACTTGTTTCAAAACTTCTATAACTTGTTCTTTTGTTTGATATGCCATTCTATCTTCCTAGAATCTAAAATTTATGAGATTAAACTCTTCGCACATTATAACGCATTTATCTCGGATTTTAGTAAATTAAGCTCATTAATGAGAATCTATCTCTTGATAAAACCCCAAAAAAAAATAATCTCTTAATCTGATTTGTGATAGAATCTAGATTCTTTAAAATGCTCTGTGATTTGGGATACTTTAATGCTACTTGCTATTTATAGTGTTTGTGTATTTGTTTGTATCGGTTATATCGCTAAACTCTTGCGCCTCGTGGGAAATAGAGAAAGCGGAATCTTGCTTGGATTCTTGTTAAACTTTGCATTACCTGCACAAATCTTTAATGGGACTTACCATGCACACATTGATATAATGTTTTTGCAAGTCTGCCTCATCGGATTTCTCTGTTCTATCGGTGGAGGATTAGCACTCTTTGGTATTGGCAAGATTCTTAAAGTCAGTCGGGATTCTCTTATCACTATGAGCTTTATGGGAGCTTTTGGTAACACACTTTTTCTCGGTCTGCCTATCGTCAATGGAGCTTTAGGAGAGGCGTATGCCAATAAAGTAATTATTTATGATCAAATTGTTACGGGGATTCCCATTGCTTTTTTAGCTCCTTTGATTCTTAGTATGGGTGGCAAAGGAGGTTTTCGTCCTCGTGCAGTGGCTTTAAGGCTTTTTCAAAGCCCACTTTTTCTTGCTTTATTGATGGGACTTTTACTCAAAGCATTTCCTATATCTATTCCTGATGAGCTTTTTCTCCCTCTCAAAAGTCTTGCTCAAACTGCAACTCCTGTCGCACTTTTTGCCATTGGTGTGCAAATGAGTTTAAAAGGCATTAAGGAAGAATGGCGTTTGACAATGGTGTGTTTATTGGGTAAAATGCTTGTCGCTCCTTTGCTATTATTTTTATTTGTTATATTGATGATTGGGGAATTTGATGATTTGTTGCGCATGGCATTAATTGAGGTAGCAATGCCACCTGTTGTAAGCGCAGGAGCGATTGTCATTAAAGCGGGGTTAAATGCCAAACTTGCAGTCAGCGCAATTGCGTTTGGAATCTTGCTTAGTTTTATCAGTGTCCCTATTTGGCTTTATTTCACTTAAAGGACGATAATGTTTCAAAAATACCTTATACCTATTTGTATCCTTGCTTTAGTTTATTTTGTCTCCACAAGCGAAGCTCTTACGAGTGTGAGTGCGGGACTTGCCATCTTACTTTTTGGTATGCTAAGCTTAGGGAACGGATTCCGCTCTTTCAATGGGGGATTCTTAGAGAATCTTCTCACCCATTCCACAAGCAATGCTATCAAAAGTGTTACTTTTGGGACAATTGCTACTGCTATTATGCAAAGCTCCTCGTTGGTGTCAGTGCTTTCTATCTCATTCGTCTCTGCAGGACTTCTCACACTTGGACAAAGCATCGGTGTGATGTTTGGTGCAAATCTCGGGAACAGTGCGGGATCATGGGTGATTGCAGGGGTAAGTGGAATGAAAATTTCCGCTTTAGCCCTTCCGCTTATTGTAGGTGGTGTGCTTTTCAACTTCCAAAGTAACAAAACTTCCAAAGGATTGGGACAAATTTTTATCGGTATTGGATTCTTCTTTCTCGGTGTTTCTTATATCAAGGAAGGCTTTGAAGAATATCAATCCATTGTGGATTTTGCTAAATATTCAATGGACGGCTTAGAGGGAATCTTGCTCTTTGTAGGACTAGGAGCTTTGATGACTGCTATTGTCCAAAGCTCCCACGCGACACTCACGGTTATTATTTCTGCACTTGCTACAGGAAGCATTACTTTTGACAACGCTATTGCGGCGACATTGGGAACAAGTGTCGGTGGTGTGGTAACAGCCCTCATTGCATCACTTAGCACTAATATTGATGGTAAGCGGCTCGCTGTTGCCAATTGTATCTTTAACTTTGGCATTGCCATTCTTGTCATTATCACTTTTGATTACTTTGTCATTGCGACACATTTTATTTCTCGCGTGGTTGGATTGAGCGAAGATAGTGTATTGAAAATTGCTGTTTTCCATACATTATTTAACTTTGTAGCAGTCGTTTTACTCTTACCGCTCATTCCTAAAATCGCTAATTTACTCACACACATTATCAAGCAAGAAGACACGCAGGTTGATAAGCCTCTCTATATCAACAGCAGCATTATCCAATACCCCGATACTGCTATGCTTGCCCTTACACACGAAGTGCAACACCTTTACCAAAATGCCTTTGAGCTTATTGCGCATGCGCTTGGATTCTCACGAGAAGATATTTTAAGTGATAAAAATATGGACGAAGTCATCAAAGCAAAAATATGGGCAAAAGAAGATGTAGATATTGAGATCTTCTATCTCAAAAAAATTAAGGTGCTTTTTAATGCTATTTTAGAATTCACAACTAAAGTCCAAGCTCACACACAAGATGAAGAATATATCCGCAAATTTGCTAATCTCACCGCATCATCACGATATATTGTCGAAGCGATCAAAAATATGGAACTTCTCCAACCTAACCTTAAAAAGAATAGTCTTTCTAAAAACAAACTACTCTCAAGTGAATACAATACTTTGAGAGTGAATCTAGCAATGCTTTTAAGAGAGATTGGGGAAATTAACCTTGATCAGCAAATCCACCCAGAAGAAGCTATCATCAAACTTAAAGGCACAAAAAAAGCCTTTAAGAAAATTGATAAAGAATCACTTTTTGAGATAGAATCCATGCTTAGCAAAAAAGAGATCAATGTTGCAAGCGGCACTTCATTGCTCAATGCTATTGGATTCAGTCATAATATTGCTAAATATCTTGCGAATTCAATCATTCAGATTCAAAAAAGCAAGATTGATGAACAAGAAGCCATTACACCGCAAGATATTAACAAATCATAATGATGAATAAGCGAAAAGTTTTTATTAGTTTTGTTGTTATTTTCCTTGTCAGTGTATTTTCGGTTATCGCCTACCAAAAACTCCACTCTTTGCGGGATTCTCACCTCGCTTATACAAAGCCTATCCCAAGTGTGGAGCAGATTGAACATAAATATCAGGATCAAAAACCTTCCGAATGGAGTGAAGACTTTGAGGGGATCACTTCACGACTTCTCCCTCGTCCAAAATCCCCACGAGTTTATCTCACATTTGACGCGTGTGGCGGAGAATATGATAAAGCCTTGATTGATTATCTTATCCAAGAGCAGATTCCTGCTACACTTTTTATCAATTCGCGCTGGATTGACAAACATCACGATGCGTTTATGGAATTAGCACACAATCCCCTTTTTTCGATTCAAAATCATGGCACACTTCACCGCCCCCTAAGTGTCAATGGACGCGAGATTTATCATATCAAAGGCACAAATTCTATCCAAGAAGTCTATGAGGAAATTATGCAAAATGATGCGCTTATCACCAAGCTTACCGGCACACGCCCACGCTATTTTCGTTCGGGGACTGCTTATTATGATGATATAGCTGTTAAAATTGCTAAAGATTTGGGGTATCAAATCGGAGGTTTTGATGTTTTAGGAGATGGGGGAGCGACATTTTCTACCGCAAGAATTATAGAGCAAGCTAAACAAGCAAGAGATGGTTCGATTCTCATTTACCATTTCAACAAACCTCAAGGTGATACATTCGAGGGTATCAAAAAAATTGTGCCTCTTTTGCGTCAAAGGGGCTTTACTTTTGAAAAGCTTTGATTCTACTATAATTTATTTTGATTCTAGAATCTTATTTAGCAAACTCTACTGCACGCGTCTCTCGTATCACGCTGACCTTGATTTCACCCGGGTATTGCAAACTAGATTCAATCTCTTGTGCAATATCCCTTGCTAACACAACACTTTGCGCATCGCTTACAATATCTGCTCGCACAATCACACGCACTTCACGCCCCGC
The Helicobacter sp. MIT 05-5293 genome window above contains:
- a CDS encoding AEC family transporter — translated: MLLAIYSVCVFVCIGYIAKLLRLVGNRESGILLGFLLNFALPAQIFNGTYHAHIDIMFLQVCLIGFLCSIGGGLALFGIGKILKVSRDSLITMSFMGAFGNTLFLGLPIVNGALGEAYANKVIIYDQIVTGIPIAFLAPLILSMGGKGGFRPRAVALRLFQSPLFLALLMGLLLKAFPISIPDELFLPLKSLAQTATPVALFAIGVQMSLKGIKEEWRLTMVCLLGKMLVAPLLLFLFVILMIGEFDDLLRMALIEVAMPPVVSAGAIVIKAGLNAKLAVSAIAFGILLSFISVPIWLYFT
- a CDS encoding Mrp/NBP35 family ATP-binding protein, which translates into the protein MAYQTKEQVIEVLKQVIYPNFSKDIVSFGFVKEVNVGKDSISVTIDIPSSSQEVIDALRKDVVAKIQDSNLTLVINPPKPAHKPQPTTKNLAPHIKHFVMVSSGKGGVGKSTTSVNLAIALAQQGQKVGLLDADIYGPNIPRMLGLNVNKAEVDEDQKKLIPLKAFGVEMMSMGVLYDEGQSLIWRGPMIMRAIEQMLTDVLWSDLDVLVIDMPPGTGDAQLTLAQSVPVSAGVVVTTPQKVSLDDSARSMDMFDKLKIPIAGVIENMSGFICPNCGTEYDIFGKGTSEILTHQYDTTLLAQVPLEPKVREGGDNGKPIVFFEPHSQSAKAYMNAAIKIWDFLQKVKHHNLADNREIQPTQMAR
- a CDS encoding polysaccharide deacetylase family protein — its product is MMNKRKVFISFVVIFLVSVFSVIAYQKLHSLRDSHLAYTKPIPSVEQIEHKYQDQKPSEWSEDFEGITSRLLPRPKSPRVYLTFDACGGEYDKALIDYLIQEQIPATLFINSRWIDKHHDAFMELAHNPLFSIQNHGTLHRPLSVNGREIYHIKGTNSIQEVYEEIMQNDALITKLTGTRPRYFRSGTAYYDDIAVKIAKDLGYQIGGFDVLGDGGATFSTARIIEQAKQARDGSILIYHFNKPQGDTFEGIKKIVPLLRQRGFTFEKL
- the dxr gene encoding 1-deoxy-D-xylulose-5-phosphate reductoisomerase, yielding MILLGSTGSIGTNALEVAQSFHIPIESLCAGKNIALLNTQIQAHRPRNVCIADKNDAPKLIKGDYKLFFGNQGILELIQSSKSNLVLNALVGFIGLEPSLKALECNKKLALANKESLVSGGWLLQKAPITPIDSEHFGLWYLINQRPIKKLYITASGGAFRDAPLESIATATPKQALKHPNWEMGRKITIDSASMANKLFEILEAFWLFGSTNIDAYIEPSSNVHALIEFLDGSITAHISKPHMKLPIAYALDNKQALKQSFIQPTSLCDLQLSFAPIDTQRYPLWCLKDEILSNPKKGIVLNASNEIAVEAFLKGSIDFGRIAPLVFEAIDTFHHLGELKDIESIIELDLRVREFTLRNI
- a CDS encoding outer membrane family protein; its protein translation is MKKILYSSVSIALLANIANAFDYNVGGTAQTFTKVGFNNQSYNSSTGAAPTESFTTIFAQLNLNADLGSGFRFGLGGSIGGLAFDSTRNNIIAGQEFSAVQTSYYGYAYDKNTMQNYMIQNAFLEYLYNDRIYFRLGRYESGTAGANHNQKVGEYFSGYTQGAEGYIRLGITRIWGFWSNRRGFAYDEFFNDFYRVHGVDKNGNGRQTYAAGIDFNTTKFTASLFSYGVTGKVVAPGISLTYDTNPDFAFRGLRSITKIRTIVPMALGLEGEFWGESASVRQNQWRGIEKTTATLYIEQKFDLSKFNFGAGYYQNFGNANAHIGTWGNPLLSTIDIWTASAYDIGQALSDIVGKDAITGYGFVGGDYNVFHWKIIARGTKSERSDEQSVGLSLNYRIRDDLFIGGKIEWFSDTTKAGYSPIAGYAGENAGVLSKNRTDDRSHAFFYIHHHF
- a CDS encoding Na/Pi symporter, with the protein product MFQKYLIPICILALVYFVSTSEALTSVSAGLAILLFGMLSLGNGFRSFNGGFLENLLTHSTSNAIKSVTFGTIATAIMQSSSLVSVLSISFVSAGLLTLGQSIGVMFGANLGNSAGSWVIAGVSGMKISALALPLIVGGVLFNFQSNKTSKGLGQIFIGIGFFFLGVSYIKEGFEEYQSIVDFAKYSMDGLEGILLFVGLGALMTAIVQSSHATLTVIISALATGSITFDNAIAATLGTSVGGVVTALIASLSTNIDGKRLAVANCIFNFGIAILVIITFDYFVIATHFISRVVGLSEDSVLKIAVFHTLFNFVAVVLLLPLIPKIANLLTHIIKQEDTQVDKPLYINSSIIQYPDTAMLALTHEVQHLYQNAFELIAHALGFSREDILSDKNMDEVIKAKIWAKEDVDIEIFYLKKIKVLFNAILEFTTKVQAHTQDEEYIRKFANLTASSRYIVEAIKNMELLQPNLKKNSLSKNKLLSSEYNTLRVNLAMLLREIGEINLDQQIHPEEAIIKLKGTKKAFKKIDKESLFEIESMLSKKEINVASGTSLLNAIGFSHNIAKYLANSIIQIQKSKIDEQEAITPQDINKS
- a CDS encoding CDP-archaeol synthase, with the translated sequence MSNYNEKNDLEKPNQSSESTDTQADSTLQTPHTQNLKEKLLSDRPRFITAIVLIAILVVVLSIDYPPLTCAILAGFCVVGVKEALNLYKLESAPHYYIATIFIWVLAYFNESPIESCFVVLLIYASYLAYTKSIQLKALLVFVYPVLPFLTIWALYRDAGGAGVWVIIWLIVIVALTDIGAYFGGKAFGKTPFCPTSPKKTLEGVICGVACGVIVGSIIGIGTCGGFLPSVLITLAVSIASVFGDLFESYLKREADVKDSGTIFPGHGGVLDRFDAIFFGAIIMHFLLFFLPGYRDVFIPF